From the Lathyrus oleraceus cultivar Zhongwan6 chromosome 4, CAAS_Psat_ZW6_1.0, whole genome shotgun sequence genome, one window contains:
- the LOC127076776 gene encoding uncharacterized protein LOC127076776 isoform X2, protein MVDHQIVCCLCGDVGFTNKLFRCNNCHHRFQHSNFYGEVSEIEECDWCQSKGKNSIGSKKPAVRVAMNGGGSSECSGEKILKQHRDEKKKSSLASPRQATRRYKLLKDVMC, encoded by the exons ATGGTGGATCATCAAATCGTATGCTGCCTGTGCGGTGACGTTGGTTTCACTAACAAACTTTTCCGATGCAACAACTGTCATCACCGATTCCAACACTC TAACTTCTATGGAGAAGTAAGCGAGATAGAAGAGTGTGATTGGTGTCAAAGCAAAGGGAAAAACAGTATTGGCTCCAAGAAACCGGCTGTGAGAGTAGCGATGAACGGTGGTGGTTCTTCTGAATGTTCGGGTGAGAAAATATTGAAGCAGCATCGTGATGAGAAGAAGAAGAGTTCGTTGGCATCACCAAGACAAGCAACACGAAGGTATAAGCTTCTGAAAGACGTAATGTGTTGA
- the LOC127076776 gene encoding uncharacterized protein LOC127076776 isoform X1 produces the protein MVDHQIVCCLCGDVGFTNKLFRCNNCHHRFQHSYCSNFYGEVSEIEECDWCQSKGKNSIGSKKPAVRVAMNGGGSSECSGEKILKQHRDEKKKSSLASPRQATRRYKLLKDVMC, from the exons ATGGTGGATCATCAAATCGTATGCTGCCTGTGCGGTGACGTTGGTTTCACTAACAAACTTTTCCGATGCAACAACTGTCATCACCGATTCCAACACTC GTATTGCAGTAACTTCTATGGAGAAGTAAGCGAGATAGAAGAGTGTGATTGGTGTCAAAGCAAAGGGAAAAACAGTATTGGCTCCAAGAAACCGGCTGTGAGAGTAGCGATGAACGGTGGTGGTTCTTCTGAATGTTCGGGTGAGAAAATATTGAAGCAGCATCGTGATGAGAAGAAGAAGAGTTCGTTGGCATCACCAAGACAAGCAACACGAAGGTATAAGCTTCTGAAAGACGTAATGTGTTGA
- the LOC127076777 gene encoding pentatricopeptide repeat-containing protein At2g17670 translates to MGKIPPSFRSALSNPNLINRSSLLPSSSKPRHFPNKTPSNFTAKSRKPQPQQPQPPKPLSPFKSPSLQDAKTVFNSIVNTSNAPNDFRFHNSLLQSYASISTINDSIAFLRHMTKTHPLFSPEKSTYHILLTQSCKSDDPTLAPIHQTLNLMVSDGVNPDKVTVDLAVRSLCSAGRVDDAVELIKELSLKHCVPDIYTFNFLVKNLCKCRTLSSVYSFIEEMRSKFDVKPDLVTYTILIDNVCNTKNLREAMRLVKVLHEEGFKPDCFVYNTIMKGYCMLSRGSEAIEVYNQMKENGVEPDLITYNTLIYGLSKSGRVTEAKKLLRVMAEKGHFPDEVTYTSLMNGMCRKGETLAALALLEEMEMKGCSPNSCTYNTLLHGLCKSRLFDKAMELYEMMKSDGLKLDMASYATFVRSLCRVGRIADAYEVFDYAVGSKSLTDVAAYTTLESTLKWFKKAKEEGLKV, encoded by the coding sequence ATGGGAAAAATTCCTCCTTCATTTCGTTCCGCACTCTCAAACCCAAACCTAATCAACCGATCTTCACTCCTTCCATCTTCTTCCAAACCCCGCCATTTCCCCAACAAAACCCCCTCCAATTTCACCGCTAAATCCCGAAAACCACAACCACAACAACCACAACCTCCGAAACCCTTATCCCCATTCAAATCCCCAAGCCTCCAGGACGCTAAAACCGTTTTCAATTCCATCGTTAATACCTCTAATGCCCCCAATGATTTCCGCTTCCATAATTCCCTTCTTCAATCCTACGCTTCAATTTCCACCATTAACGATTCCATCGCTTTTCTCCGTCACATGACAAAGACTCACCCTTTATTCTCCCCTGAGAAATCCACTTACCACATCCTGCTTACCCAATCCTGCAAATCCGATGATCCCACTCTTGCCCCAATTCATCAAACCCTAAATTTGATGGTTTCTGATGGTGTAAACCCTGATAAAGTTACTGTTGATTTAGCGGTTCGGTCGCTATGTTCGGCTGGTCGTGTAGATGACGCGGTTGAGTTGATTAAAGAGTTGTCTTTGAAGCATTGTGTACCTGACATTTACACTTTCAATTTCCTTGTTAAGAATCTATGTAAGTGCCGCACGTTGAGCTCTGTCTATAGTTTTATTGAAGAAATGCGTAGTAAATTTGATGTGAAGCCTGATCTTGTTACTTACACGATTCTGATTGATAATGTTTGTAACACTAAGAATTTGCGCGAGGCTATGAGGTTGGTGAAGGTTCTCCATGAGGAAGGTTTTAAGCCAGATTGCTTTGTTTACAATACAATTATGAAAGGTTATTGTATGCTGAGTAGAGGGAGTGAGGCGATTGAGGTTTATAATCAAATGAAGGAGAATGGTGTGGAGCCTGATCTTATCACTTATAATACATTGATTTATGGTTTATCGAAATCCGGTAGGGTCACGGAAGCGAAGAAGTTGTTGCGTGTTATGGCGGAAAAGGGTCATTTTCCTGATGAGGTGACTTATACGTCTCTGATGAATGGGATGTGCAGGAAAGGTGAGACCTTGGCTGCATTGGCATTGTTGGAAGAGATGGAAATGAAGGGCTGCAGTCCGAATTCGTGCACGTATAACACGCTGCTTCACGGGTTGTGTAAGTCTAGGCTGTTTGATAAGGCCATGGAGTTGTATGAAATGATGAAATCGGATGGTCTGAAGCTTGATATGGCTTCTTATGCTACGTTTGTCAGGTCATTATGTAGAGTTGGTAGAATTGCGGATGCTTATGAAGTATTTGATTATGCAGTCGGAAGCAAGAGTTTGACAGACGTTGCTGCTTACACAACATTGGAGAGCACACTTAAATGGTTCAAGAAAGCAAAAGAAGAAGGCCTTAAAGTTTAA
- the LOC127076778 gene encoding protein NONRESPONDING TO OXYLIPINS 2, mitochondrial: protein MASSQCTRRLFSISSFKSALRPTTNASPSITPHRRFSPFIRNCVYQLGSVQSLLPLHNTVATCRMVSNLSVDSRNCHDVSQVTLSCNHPGP, encoded by the exons ATGGCTTCTTCTCAATGCACTCGACGTCTTTTCTCCATCTCTTCCTTCAAATCAGCTCTTAGACCCACCACTAACGCTTCTCCTTCGATTACCCCTCACCGTCGATTCTCACCCTTTATCAG AAATTGTGTATACCAGCTTGGGAGTGTGCAATCACTTTTGCCTCTTCACAATACAGTAGCAACTTGTAGAATGGTGTCAAATCTTAGCGTTGATTCAAGGAATTGTCATGATGTTTCACAGGTTACTCTTTCTTGCAACCATCCTGGACCCTAG